The window GTTAGTTCATTTATGTTAGAAGTTTATAACATAAGAATCAATGTTATCAACTCTTTTCGTAAGTGTTTGTTACAGTGATTTTGTagcaatcttttatttttatttctgagaaatgttttaaatatgtaCATGAATCAAGAATTTCAGACCGACAAAATTCAAAACcgttataaaataaacaaacactTGCTTAGGCCGAACATATGTTTGCACAGCAAGAAAAAGGGATTGAACaacaagaaaaaatgaaaaaggtaTAAACCGGTATTGAGTCGGTTTGAAGTAATATAGTTCACAAATTTTGGGGGAAGTTTTATTTACTACTTACTTGTAAATATGTCTTTAGTTGCAAGAAGATTAAAACCTTGCAAGATAACTGATGCCATCtacaaaatatattacaaaattgacatattttatattaccTCATCAACATGCTCTGATCGTATTCCAATTAttggttaaataaaaaaaaaagaaattgatgATACTTACCAATATAGCTTAGATTTCGCATGCAGAATCAAATACATGTGCATATGTGTTGTGTTATTACTTATTAGTAGTTAGGGAGAATAATAATAGTATATGTTTTGGTGTTGTCTTTTGTATGCTTCCGGAAAATCACCTTGACAACTTGATTTCCCATGGATGGTTTGATTATCAacaatctaaatatataaaaaaaattatatattatctgtaaattacaactttttttctgtttctctttctatggtaaaaacaaaaaacaaaaacgtaGTGCTCTCCCTCTTCTTCTCTTGGTTGTTCTCAACCAATAACTTCTGAGGgatccctctctctctccctccctcctttctctttctctctcctcttcaGAACATTTCAACATTTTTTCTCGTCAAGAAAAAAATCAACGCGTTCAAGGTTTTGAGCTTTTCAGATTTTGTTAcatttctttgtttgtttgtgttgattTGTTTCTCTGTTTGCTTTCCCTGCAAGTTTAGGTTAACGGGAAGATCGTTAAATCTTGAACGGGAAAAGGTTGTCTCCGGCGTGTGGGTGGTGGTTACACACTAACCGGGGTCAACCCTCCATAAAAAAATCAATGGCGACAACAATGAAAGGCCTTCTCAAGGGCCTTCGTTATATTACTCAAATTTTTGGTAAGTCTCCTCCAATATTCCCCCTTAATAAAGCAAAACTCTGTTTTTCTTGCGTCAAAAGTCATGATAATCGTTTTCGTTATTGCAGACGAAGAGAAAGAGGAGGAGATGCAGATAGGATTCCCGACAGATGTAAAGCATGTTGCCCACATCGGCAATGATGGTCCAGCCACCAATGCGCCAAGCTGGGTACGGTCTCATACATTATTACGTATGTTTGTACATAACCATATGAATGTATATTCATCATCATTGTTTTTGccattttgtggttataaaccGCAGATGAATGACTTCAAACCTCAAGAACATGAGCAAGGTCAAGTCGTTTCCAGAGGAAACTCCAACAAATATAACCCTCaaggtttagtttttttctttctttgtttgtcAAACTTTTAATGGAAAAATCTGTTGATGATTTGTGTTTATTATCAACAGAGATGAACCAAAGTGGCGCCGGGCTAAAAGAATTGCTTCCTCCAAACACCAACgagaaacaaaaacagaaaacaagGCGTAAACCCGGGTCAGCGGCTAGTCCAAACCATAATGGTGGTTCTGCATCATCAGATGGATCAGTGAAGCAGTCAAGACATAACAGAAGCAAACACGGGTCAATGGACTCATCATTGAGTGATCAAGAACCTTCAGTACGTAGTAGAAGGCGTGGTGGTGGTGGCAGTAGCAAAGACACAGAAGGTTCTTCTAATCTTATTATTCCTGATGGTTCAGCGCCACCACGGAAGGCTACATCGAGACCGAGGAAACTAAAAGGATCGATAGGAGGAGAAGGGTCGGTGAAGAAATCATCAAAAGGAACAGTTGATGATACATGTAACGATATTATCTGAGAGAtacttaaaaaacaaaaaaaacatgaaatgtaACTTGTGAGGCCACCTCCGTGTGAGAGTTTTGTTTTAGTTTCTTGACTGCTCAAGAAGGGAAACAAAAACTTGGCTCACAAGAAACAAAACAGTTTCTGAAGGAAGGGAACAGAAAGAAAATGCATATAAAAACTATGTAATCAATCATCatctattagatttttttttttgttttttgggtcTATTTTTTGCGAAGATCAATGCCGGCGTTCTTGGCGACAGCGTCGAGACCAGAAGGTTAATTCCATAAACAGTTGGCTTAACTTGATAACTACTAACCAACCAGTTAGCATTTTATTTGAAGTATGTCAATTCCGGTTATCGGCTAGTCTCACTTCCAAGAGCAAGCCGGTTAAATCAAAACCGAAAACCGCGGGACCTTGGCAACCAAAACAAAATGTATGGTTTCAACTTCACTTCTTAAATTCTTGAATGCACAAATGTAAGAAGACGCAATTTACATTATTATATGAAAAGGTTACATGCAATCAAAACTTGGCATTTCAACAATATCCAAAGTCGTGTCGATTCACTGCAAAGTACTTCGCCCGGTAGcaacatcatcatcttcttcttcatcctcaccACTATCATACTAGCTTGCCTTTGCTTCCATACGGTGTAGGTATTTCCTCTTTAGCCGTACTTCAACGTGTGTTTTCTCTGCGGCGAGAATAGCGAGTTCTGTCATTGTATCTCGGTCTATCTTGCGCTCTCTGCGGCTGCGGCTCAACTCTCCTCTGCCTCTCTGGGGACCGTTGTACTATCTCTCCATTCACAAACAGCTCAGCTGCAACGTCAACAACAGCGTCATTAAGAAGATATATTGAATCAGTAACTACAAGATCACTTGAGTAAGAATTGAGATATAATTcgagaaatacatataaaaagCTGAAGTATCTCTCACAATTGAGTCTATGCTTCTCAGATATGCAGCGCAGAGaacaagaaagagagagtttggATGTGAGGCCATTAGCATTCAAAATTAACCATTTGCCTAAAAACCGACTTATTAACTTTGCCAAGATTGACTTTAATCTACATTTTTCATTGTTATGAAAAAAGACATTGTTTCATGTTTTCATCTCGACGAGTCTGCACTTGAGACATGTAACAATTCGATGTAAACCATTAGCACGTAAAACCAATCACAGTCCCAAGACTCACTAACTTCGCTAAGATGTATTAACAGATTGCAATATATGTTTCATCTCAACCAGGCTGCAGTTAGATATAATACTATCTATCTGCAAAACTCAGCTAAGATAAAGTATTTGATGTCAGTCCATAAGCATTCAAAGCTAATCATAGCTCAAAAGACTCATTAGCTTCGCCAAGATGGACTGATAATCAAAAACTGTTTTCATGTTCAAAAAAAGCACTCGAGAGTTACATGCAATATATGTTCTCTCCTAAACCAGCTTgcagttaaataatattattaactaTCTGCACACATTAGCTAAGAAGAGAAAACAGTTTTGGTGTCAGTCCATTAGCATTCAAAGCTAATCATAGCCAAAAGACTCATTAGCTTTGCCAAGATGGACTAATCAAAACATAGCTTTCATGTTTCAAAGAGAGTTGCAATGTAAAATGGCACAGGTAAAGATTTGATTTTGAGAACTAAAAccataccaaaaccaaacacaCTGAACAAGAGGTGGAACAATTATTACCTCCATAATCTTTGTTTTCAGGATCAACATAGGAATCAGGAAGCACAAACAGAACACCAGGCAAACCTGTCGTAAACAAGGCAACACTCTTTATATTACTAACCACTAGCTAATACAAGAGAGTGAAGTGCAAGTAAAGACAAGACCTTCAAGCTTAGTAGAAGTCTCTTCATCAATCTCACACCCAAACCCTAAATACCTCTCGCAAGAAACATTGTAGATTCGCTTCTTCGCCTCTTCCTCactaaccaaaaccaaaaccaaaacagagTAAACACACAAAGACTCAAACTAGTCCAAACGCATCAGCAAAGGTTTACCTTCCAACGACTTTGGCTAAGGTTTGGATGTAACAATCAATCATCTCCTGCTTCGTCGCGCCTTCGCCGCCAGGCTTATCCATAACGATGAGCCAGTGCTCGTAATCGCACCCCGGAAACAGAGGCGCCATCTCCGTCGGAGGCCGATCGCTGAAGTTCGAGCCCGAGTTGAGCGGCGAGTAAGCGGAGCCTGATCGGTTAGCTCGGCATCGGATTGAGACGAACCGGGTCGAGCAAGCTAACCGAGATCCAACAGCATCGCTACCGGAGATAAATCCACTGCAGTGAAGGGAGGAGGGAGTCTGAGAAGGTGCTACTAAGATGGAACTGGATATGAGTGGGAGCGTGAGGTGGCGCGTGGCGGAGATAGGCAAAGGCAAGGCCATTGTCGTAGGTAGGCGACTGAGGAAGCACAACGAAGGTACTAGAGGTTTTAGTGTGGATAGGGTTTTGgtagatttattattttttgctttctttatattatgaaaaattatatatggGCTTCGAATTAATTGGGCTTCAGGCCCATAAAATCTAGTCCTTCGCAAATTATCCGGATATGAAGTCCCAAACCGGTTTTCTCTCGAACTTCTTGAGATAATGGATTTTGATTAGTTTGGTTAAGTtattttggttagtttggttacTTCGATTCAGATTTTGGTGAGTTCCGTTAGTTTGGTTTGGAATTTCGGTTAAGATTAGTactgtttgaatttttttatagaaaaccgAACTAGTCGATAaacgaaccgaaccaaaaactgaatttttttaaccaaactTTCTGAACAGAACTAACAGAAAACCAAAATTTACGGTTAGGTTTGGCAAGTTCGGTTCGGTTAAAAATCTCGGCCCTAAGCTGAATCCATATCCTAAGCTGAATCCACGTCCTACCGGTATATGAATTTTATATCCAGAACCAAACTTGAACCGAAAAATTACACAAGAACTTGGGATTGTGAAGTTTCCTTTTTTAGCCCAATTCTAGCTTTCATAATAGACATTGTCTCCCCTCCTGAACACACGCGACAGACATGGAAGAGAGTAGTTACTGCTACCGCCAAGAAGCTCTTATTCATTAACAATCATCCCATCCCAAACAAGCAG is drawn from Brassica rapa cultivar Chiifu-401-42 chromosome A05, CAAS_Brap_v3.01, whole genome shotgun sequence and contains these coding sequences:
- the LOC103867533 gene encoding CRIB domain-containing protein RIC1, producing the protein MATTMKGLLKGLRYITQIFDEEKEEEMQIGFPTDVKHVAHIGNDGPATNAPSWMNDFKPQEHEQGQVVSRGNSNKYNPQEMNQSGAGLKELLPPNTNEKQKQKTRRKPGSAASPNHNGGSASSDGSVKQSRHNRSKHGSMDSSLSDQEPSVRSRRRGGGGSSKDTEGSSNLIIPDGSAPPRKATSRPRKLKGSIGGEGSVKKSSKGTVDDTCNDII
- the LOC103867534 gene encoding multiple organellar RNA editing factor 2, chloroplastic codes for the protein MALPLPISATRHLTLPLISSSILVAPSQTPSSLHCSGFISGSDAVGSRLACSTRFVSIRCRANRSGSAYSPLNSGSNFSDRPPTEMAPLFPGCDYEHWLIVMDKPGGEGATKQEMIDCYIQTLAKVVGSEEEAKKRIYNVSCERYLGFGCEIDEETSTKLEGLPGVLFVLPDSYVDPENKDYGAELFVNGEIVQRSPERQRRVEPQPQRAQDRPRYNDRTRYSRRRENTR